DNA from Triticum aestivum cultivar Chinese Spring chromosome 7D, IWGSC CS RefSeq v2.1, whole genome shotgun sequence:
CTACATCCTCGTGGCCGAGCCGCAGCAGCCGACTCCGGCGCCATCCCTGTGCTTCAGTTTCCCAGTCCCATGTGAGTTTCACTAAAAAGTTTCGCTCCTTTTGCGGCCTATCTATTTTTCAAAGAACATACTCCGAAAACTGCAAATGTGTAACTAATTCTCGTTCTCTCTTCTGTGCATGAGTAGGGTGCCTACCGGCATGGATGTCTAGCAACATGTGAAGAGTAGATTATCATCTACCCCTAGCTAATGGAGTGCAATGCAAATGGTGAGGAGTGGAGAAGCTGAAACAATCACCGTGGATCAATCGTCATAGTTATACGATGGATGTGTTTTTGTCATACTAGTATTACTAGCTAATATACAGAAGCAGTCACCAGTCAGTGAGCAATGTCGTTTCGATGGACCTGATGTTCTATAATTAATTGTTATCAGTAGTCGTGTATATGAAGCTGAGTTGTATGAGTTGATCACCGCCATAAGAGAAACTAGTGTCGATATAATAGTAAGTTGTTGTAGCTGACGTTGGCTAAGGAGGTTTTAGGGTGGGATACTCGCTGGACGCGAAGGTTGTAGCCGTGTAGACGTTGGGTTATAGGGAAAAGGACTGGAGAATTGAAGGGGTAGAAGAGAGCATAGGTAGGAACTCGATATTTCATTTCTTGCTTCGTGGCAAGGTTGATATGTCCTTATATAGACCCTTTAGGTCAGTTAGCGCAATATAATTCAACACACCCTGAATACTAATAAACTAGATTGGGTGGGTCCATCTAAGAGATAATCAGACTCTACCCACAAATAGACTCTTCCACTAGAACACGTACACTCTGGATACTTGTAAGCTAAGGAAATGTTCTTTCTTCCATCATCAGAAAACAACGTGTTAGAAGTTGAACTAGTAAAGCGAACCgacttgtggttggatggttagacgGATTGTGGTATCCCTAACCCACtagggttcaaatcctgatgctcgcatttatttcagaattttcggcaATGCACATTCAATGAGAGAAGACGTTCCCATCgacaaaaataagaaaaaagaagaagTTGAAGCAGTGAAGGAGCTCCAGCTATTTCTCAGCATTTCCCTCAAAAAAAACTATTTCTCAGCAAACTACTACTACATCTGTACCAGAATACTTATAGCCGGAGAAAACTAGTACAAGTTCCCCTGACAAGTATTTTGGTAGAGGTAGTTGTGAAAAAAAATGTTGATTTCCAGTGGGCCTGGATTTCTATCAACATCATTCAACAATACTGGAGTACTTCAGTACATCACGCTGAAAAGATTTGGAAACAAGTCTTTTACGCTATCATTCATCAGTAACAGTGGTTACACCATGACAGACAGAATAGTCAAAATAGATAAGTTAGTAGCTTCCaaacaaagaaagaaaaggcaGCCCTCATTTGCAAAATTGTTACACCCTCTGTTCACCAACATAGGACGTTTTGACCGTCAAAACATCTTACATTTAGAAACAGAGCTAGTACTACTACTTATCGCTGACATTAGCATAAACCCCTTGCAAACCAAGAGAGGCTCAAAAATCAGAATCCACGCGGCACAGGTCAGGGGGTCCCTCCCTCAGGGCAGCCCTTCTTTTTATATATCACAAGAGTAAAGAGCTGCTCACACAGAGTGACTCCCCATGTCAGGGAACACAGATCATCAGAGACTAAAACATCTAACACTACTAGATCAGGCTCACACCTAACAGATTAGCATTTGTATCAATATAGGTCGTGATGGCGACGCCGCACGACCAAGCTAAGGGTCCTGCTGCTCGCCCTTTACCGGCGTCCTGGTGCCGAAGACCGCCATCGCAGCAGCGGAGCCGCCGTTCTGGTCGCTCAGGCTTCGGGCCACCACCAGATCGCTCACCACGTCGAAGTTGAGCCTTCCATTAACTTTCTTCCCGCTGCACAAATTGCAAGTGTTCTCATGATTTGCTTCTTGACAGTCGAACGAGGACAATTTCCAGGCTCTGGTTTTTACCTGTTTAGGCGGGTGTTAATCGCATTCAGATCCTTGGAGGGGCTCTGAAATGCATGGGTGCTCTCCCCGACACACGCGTAATAGCTCTTGGAGCTCGGCGAAAGCAGGGTGTCCATCTGAAATCATCAATTTTATCACACTGTCAGCAACATTGATCAAGGACTAGTGCAACAATTTAGAGTCAAACATGACCAGGATGATTGCTAAATAAAGCATAGAAACTTTTTCACCTTTGACGATCGTAGCGGGGAGACATATACATTATGAGTGGCAGAAACTTTCTTTGGAGACATGTCAGGAAGGTTCGGAAACCTAGACAGCCGAGGAGATTCTGGAAATGGGGCTGCTGATGTGACAAAAAAAACAAACACTTCAGAAAAATCATTTGCAAATCAAGTATTTGAACAATCTTGCTTATTTTCAGCTAATCAATGCATACCATCACCACCACTTTTTGGCTCATTGTTTCTGTTTGGACTGGTACCAGGTCCAAGATCCACCAACAAAGGCTTGACGGTAGGAATAAATACTTCGTTGTAGAAAGTGATGATATCAACATGGTCCTCTCCTATTTTCTGTCATGAAAACAGTTTATCAGATACTCCCTTCAGAATACCAGCCAATTGAAAAACGGGAAAAAATCCCTTGAACAATTAAAACAAGGTGAAGTTTTACCCCGCTGCGGCTCCTTGATGGCCAATTAACATAAACACTACGGAAAACCTGTGGCTTGCATTGAGACTGTTTTCTGTAGCTGAAAATAATCTCCTTGAAGGTAAGGGCTAGTTGAGATATCTGTGAAAAAAGATATATGGACAGTAAAATAATTGTAGCGAGCAAGGCCTTTATCTGAAGGTTTTCCAAGGACAGTGGTAATTTAAACATACCTTTGCAACTCCATATATGCAGCACAGTATGATCTGGTCAATGTGCCTGTTGAAAAAAAGAGCGGTTTGTTGGCTGATAATTTGCTGGACAAGGGAGTATACTCGCTCCAGAATTTGCTGACTAAGTTGCAATCTTTCACAGAGACATTTGATTCTAATGGCTGCAAGTTTTGTTATCTGCAGGGGGGCAAAAAGGGTACAGTATGATCAGCAAGCATTTTAGTGCATCACATTACATTGCATCAAAAACAATAACCCACCTTGCTCAAGAATACACCTATTCCTGTCTCTGCGCATGTTTCTCCTCCTGCTGCCGGATTAGGTCTTGTTGGGCTGCAATTAAGAACACAGAAGGCAAAGTTTCAGTTTAGCATCTCGCCTCGCTAACCTGAAGAGTTCACATAGGAATCAGGAAGAAATGTCAAACCTTGCAAACGCCGACTGAAGAGGAGGTAGAAACTTTGATTTGATGACATCCTTTACTGGTGATCTAAATGAGTTGTCCACCAGCACATTTCTCCTTTCAGTACATGCTCTTTTGGGAGATCTAACTTCATCTTTATCTACAGAAAATATCATTGACACACAGGAAGTTTAGTAACTTCATATACCAAGTGGGAAAGCCCTAAAAATGCTACTCAAATAGCAGCACAGATTCGAAAACATGATATAACAGGCATATGTTAGTGGTGACTTCCCAAAACTGCTACCTGGTTGCTTATGAAATGGGAGAGGTGGAAGGCCACCCAGTGAAATATCATGATGCACCGCAATAGCATCAAGCGAAGGCATTGGTTCAGCCAGTAAACCTAGCCGGTTTATTTCTGCAGACAATGTAGGTCTAGCAACAATTAAGGAATTGTACATTGAGGAGCCTTTCTCCCATGCCATGCTTTCCAGAAGTCGCTCCTCAAGTGAATTCAAATGACGTTTCAACTCTCGTGGAAGTGAATCTTCATGTCTGACAAAGCTCTCTATGACTTTGCTCAAATCGAAAGCTGTTATGCCAGTTTTCTCCAGCACAGCTGGGAACATCATTGTGACTGTCTTGTGAGTGGCCAGAACTAACTCAGCAGAACAGGCAATCATACAACGATGGAATCGCTCATTAGACAGAAGTGACGTAAGATTGCTCCCACTCAAGATCTGTGACTCTGCTCTGCACATTGACTCCAGAACTCTATAGTACAGCTTAAGAGCTTCCATTTTCCTTTGCTCTGTCCAGATAGCATCCATCCCGCTTGTGTTTCGCAAACTAGTACACATACGCTCACCAAAAGAACTGCCTGTGAATATGGCTCCAAGTATAATGGCAGCTCTGCATGTGATGTCATCTGTTACATCCTTATCACATGCAGAGAAGAAGCGCAGCAACTCCCCAGAAGGTTTGGAAGGGAGAGGCGATATTGCACTTCGAAGCCACTTGGCAGTTGTCATGGCTGTGCTCACTGGGGTGAAAGGAGCCATCTTTGAGTTGCAGAAGCTATTTCCATTAGGTGACGGACAGAAACGTGGAGGAGACATTGGGGCTCGACTTGCTGTTGATTTGGTAGGTGAGGCCATAACATCGTCATACTTTCTCTGCAAGATCACAGATAATTAGGTTAGTAAAGATCAAAgcttttgagctatggaagaatgTAGGAACAGGCATAGGCTCATTAGTAATTACCTTTGTGCCCGGCAATTTAAGGGCACCTCCTGACAGACTTCCACTGCCAAGCAAACTGTCCTCTTCATTAGCAAACATCCGTGCATCTAGTTCTCCCTTTGTATCAAGTCCATTCACATATTCCTTTTCCAGGACCTGCAAACTTGATTTCAATGAATCTTCCTCAAGAAAATTCTTGAAAAACGTCAAGCCCTCTGCATTAAAGAACAAAGTAGCTGTGACATTGGCCAACAAAAAATTCATGAAAGACAAACATAGAGTCAAAACTTTAAGAACTTCTGTTTGCAGCCCAGACTCATACCTGGATCAATAAACGATAAACTGCCCTGCTGGCACTCTGAAACATCCGAGCATGGTTTCTTTTTTAAAATACCCTTTATGAGAATGTTTGTCTTCTGCAATGCTTTGCTCAACTCATCTTCTGAGGTAAGATATCTTTCACAGAGGGATGCAATAAGATTGACTCCCTTATCTGACTTCTTAGCTGATTTAAATCAATATAAACAGCATCCATCAGTTTAAAGCTGTAACTGCCAATGGCTGTGTGCACCAATCGATGCAGAGGctagggtttaacctccttttcaGATAAAAAGGATGTAGCTACCAAACAAGCTGAGCATGAAAATAGTCAAAACAAAGAGGGAATCATTACCAAAGCAGGACGAATCCTCGATGCTGAAGTTCCTTAACCGCACGGGGATATGAATAATAAGCACAGCCTGCAAGCAATAAGTATTCAGTGTTTACAAGttagactaatatcatacacggaCATTTTGTCTCGTTGCATATGAAGAGAAGATCAGGCAACACATCTGAGATAGATAATAGTAGGGAGTCCTTACCAACACAGAAACCAACTCAGTTGTGGATGTTAAAAGATTCTTCACGGCGCTTGATGCTTGGTTTCTCAGAACTAAGAAGAGTAACCATCCAAAGTCATAATATTCAGAAGCTTGTTGCACATTTAGCTCTGAAGAATTATTTGCAGGTTTGCCATCATTTAAGAGGAATAGCTCCTGGTATGCGCGCCTGTAATGCCTGAACAAGAGAAACATCGCTGCCGCTTGTCAAACACAATACTAGTTCATAAATGCTCAAGACCAGGAAAAAACTACAAAAAAGAGCGATGAGTGCAGCAGCAAATGAGCTAAGATTCAGTGAACAGAGTTGCCATGTGGGCATTTTAGGTTACATGCAGAGGAACTTACCGGCCTAGGGAGCATAAATGGACAAGATTGGCCTGCAGCTCCTGTAACTgaacacaaaacaaataaatggcattaaTCAGTAAGGGATGAACACATAATATGTGTTTCAGTTCTCAAAACAGGGGATAAGCCATTTTTGTGTGTGCATAATTAAATACCTCAAGCCTCTTCTCCCAATCTGAACCATAGAGACCAGTCAGAATGAATCCAACCTTTATGCAGAACTGAGGCATCTCCTTGAAAAAATCAACAATCCTGCAGAGCATCGACAGAGATGAGAAACAGACTAGCTAAAGCAATTAACTGAGAACTTGGTTAGAAGAAAAACTGCAGTGCTCACTTGAGATCGAATGCCCTCAAAATCTGGCGCAGCGTGATGCCACGGTCTTCCTTGGCCTTCCCTGCGTTGCCGAGCTTTGACACGCAGTAAAGGACACAAGCGCACCAGGACCTCTCAATCTCCTCGGGCTATTAAGCACAAGAAACACAAATTTTAGCTGCTGCTGTACATCAGAACATGACATGGTTTGTGGATGAAGACGCCGAGATTTACCGATCCACTGCCCAAGGATGACATGCTGGACAGGAGGATGATCTTGGTCTCCTTAAACAGCTGCATCGCCTGCCTCGTCGTGCTCTCGTCGAGCACTAGCTTCCTCTGTTCGCCGGCAAATAGAGTAGTTGGCAGGATTAGATAATGAACAAAAACTCAGACATGGAAATAGCGCACAAGATGGAAGCTTGTCGTCTGCCCTAAATCATGGTCAAAGATCAGGCGGAATAAATAATTCAATACACTCTGACTGCAGGTAAATGAGTTTGGCTCGTGTTGAGTTGAGACGGATATAGAACACATGAGTTGTACTACAAGAGATAGCACGAATTAACAGTAAAGAATGCAATTTTTCAAGATTTGGAGGTAGTAACCACAGGTCACAGAAATTTACCGCTAGAAAATCACTCGCCCGAAAAAGATGCCGCTAAGATAATCGCGAAATAGCACCGCCCCCAGAGGATTTGAAAGCGATAAGCGCAAAATCACACCGAACCCGCAGAAGAATCTGAAGGGGCGAGAAGACAATGTAATCCAAGGGGACGAGAGCGCAGAATCCCAAGGATCTGGAGGATGGGGACCGAAAAGATGAGAAATTTCCCCCCAAACAATCGTACATGAAAAAGATAAGCGGGAATCGAATCCAGCATATAGAGCGGGAGAAGATTGGGCCGAGACCGCAAAATTTGAGAATGGCGCAACGCCCGCCATGACTTCTTATTGAATCTTGGCGGAGACAATCTAAGCGGGGAAAGTAGCAACAGATCGGCACCAAGAACTGAACCCctggtccaagaaggggaaagaagGCGATTGATTGGGAGCCCATACCTTGCAGACGTCAGCGAAGCGCTCCTCCATTGCGGCGGCGGCGTTGTTGCTGGCGTTGGCGCCGCCGTTCATCCTCCCCTGGGCCGTGGACGTGGAGCACGCCGtgacccccgaccccgacctcgcgGGCTGCGGCGCGTCTGCTCCGTCCATAGGCTGCCTCCCCCAGTAGGACCTCCGGGGACGGGCGGAATCTGGAGGCTATGGACTCCGGCGAGCCGGTGCGGCTGGGAGAGTAGGGTTGTTGCGGTGGGGCGGCGTGGCGGAGAAGGGTGTGGGAGGCAGGGCAGGGGAGAAGAGGTGGGAGTGCGCGCCAAAAGAGAGGATTTTTATGTCCGGTGCGGCGGCTGCGCGGTGGGCCCGCGCGGGGTTTTGGCGGGAGAGGCGCGACGGAGATGGCGGGAGATCTGCCCTGCCCTGGGCTGGGCGGGCCCTATACGGCGGTGGGGGATGTCGGGATCCGCGGCCACGTGCGGCTCGCGGCGGCggaacgtgtccggctcggtctgaCGGTGAGAGGCTTGCGATGCACGATTCATACAGTTCCGTGCTCCTGTGGGGTTCAGTGCTGCATACACTTGTACCGATTCCACGGATGCCGTTGAACTCCCTCCTTCTCATCAAAATATATCAATATAAAGTACCTCCTTCTCATCAAAATATAAATATAAAGTGCGCTTCACTTTTTCTTGTCTTTACCGTGCAACTTTGAGTAAGATTTTTACTTATTGTATGTCtacaaaactactccctccgttccaaaatagatgactcaactttgtactaattttgtactaaaattagtataaagttgagtcatctattttgaaatggaGAAAGTACTATATAGACATATGAAACAAAATGGTTTTGCATGACAAATGCGACGATGCAATTTACAAATGTTTCTTTGTTGAGAATCAACAATTTAGAGATGTTCAATCGGTACATTTTTGTACTATTAATGCTCAAGGTCATGTGTCAAAGACCGTAcaaagtcaaatgtgtcttataTTTTGAGAAGGAGAGAGTATAACATAATAGTAGCATGTACTATATGTTGTGTCGTTGTTTCTTTTAACAACTTTAGCACATACGTGAGTTGTTCTGACAGCCTAACGGGTGAGAAAATTAATGTGTTCATCCAAATGTTCATAAATGTGGTACGACAACATCCAAACGGCGCACCCGTTCA
Protein-coding regions in this window:
- the LOC123165294 gene encoding retinoblastoma-related protein 1-like — protein: MDGADAPQPARSGSGVTACSTSTAQGRMNGGANASNNAAAAMEERFADVCKRKLVLDESTTRQAMQLFKETKIILLSSMSSLGSGSPEEIERSWCACVLYCVSKLGNAGKAKEDRGITLRQILRAFDLKIVDFFKEMPQFCIKVGFILTGLYGSDWEKRLELQELQANLVHLCSLGRHYRRAYQELFLLNDGKPANNSSELNVQQASEYYDFGWLLFLVLRNQASSAVKNLLTSTTELVSVLAVLIIHIPVRLRNFSIEDSSCFAKKSDKGVNLIASLCERYLTSEDELSKALQKTNILIKGILKKKPCSDVSECQQGSLSFIDPEGLTFFKNFLEEDSLKSSLQVLEKEYVNGLDTKGELDARMFANEEDSLLGSGSLSGGALKLPGTKRKYDDVMASPTKSTASRAPMSPPRFCPSPNGNSFCNSKMAPFTPVSTAMTTAKWLRSAISPLPSKPSGELLRFFSACDKDVTDDITCRAAIILGAIFTGSSFGERMCTSLRNTSGMDAIWTEQRKMEALKLYYRVLESMCRAESQILSGSNLTSLLSNERFHRCMIACSAELVLATHKTVTMMFPAVLEKTGITAFDLSKVIESFVRHEDSLPRELKRHLNSLEERLLESMAWEKGSSMYNSLIVARPTLSAEINRLGLLAEPMPSLDAIAVHHDISLGGLPPLPFHKQPDKDEVRSPKRACTERRNVLVDNSFRSPVKDVIKSKFLPPLQSAFASPTRPNPAAGGETCAETGIGVFLSKITKLAAIRIKCLCERLQLSQQILERVYSLVQQIISQQTALFFNRHIDQIILCCIYGVAKISQLALTFKEIIFSYRKQSQCKPQVFRSVYVNWPSRSRSGKIGEDHVDIITFYNEVFIPTVKPLLVDLGPGTSPNRNNEPKSGGDAAPFPESPRLSRFPNLPDMSPKKVSATHNVYVSPLRSSKMDTLLSPSSKSYYACVGESTHAFQSPSKDLNAINTRLNSGKKVNGRLNFDVVSDLVVARSLSDQNGGSAAAMAVFGTRTPVKGEQQDP